The following is a genomic window from Benincasa hispida cultivar B227 chromosome 7, ASM972705v1, whole genome shotgun sequence.
TGCATTAGATCCAAGTCTACGAGTTACTTTGCTAAACTTGAGCTTGAATTGTACTTCAGTTGTTTGCTGCCGGGTTTCTCCTTTGCAGAAAGCACAGGTTAGACTCCCTTAGAAAGCAACTTGTTATCCACGGCATgctttattgttattttttaaaaatattattatgctACTTGCGTAGAGAAGTCTATTGCTTTTATTTAGAGTGacattgtttttattaaaatatatgcatGTATGTTTCAGAGAGTTACCTTCTGTTTGTCATACTGGCTGTAGTATTACTGATGTGGTCGATCTAATAAGTAATAATTGAAAACCTTGCTTTTATATTCAGTGATATGATAGCTTCTAAGTAACTTAAATCATTATGAGTTGGCTCAATGGTCAAAGTTCATACTCCTCCAACATGGTTGATATGAAAATATAGTGACTTGAAATTAGGAACCATTTGTATGTGAACTCCTAATTTATAAACACTAAAGCCCACAAATTGATTTGTTTCCTACTGGTGTAAAACCAAAGGATAGAAAAAACTCTCAAATGATTTTATTGTCTCCAAAATATTGACCAAACCTATTATTTACAGGCATGGGTTAACAACAAACTGTTTTACAAAGACTACCTGTATTAAAAGGTAGTTGGTTAAGGTCTATTAGTTACAACACCTAAAAATTAACTGACTAAAGAAAACTAATTAAACATTCTTATAACTGATACATCATATTCCACCCCCTTATAAAAAACTCGTCCTCGAGTTGTCTTGCCTAAACAAGAAGAATGTCTTGCCTAAACAAGAAGAATCTAAAAGAATTATTAAAGGATCAGTAAGTGCACCgggacatctcaactaggttgacacccccttagcACTATCATCATATCCACTATCGTTTTAAGTTGCCAAGTGAAAGTCATCTGGGGCATGATAGGGATGCAAGTCTGCTACATTGAACACTGGATTGATGTGTAAATCTAAAGGCAATTTCAAATGATAGGCATTAGAACCATACGCTCGAAGGACTTTGAAAGGACTGAGCTTTCTATTTTTTAGGTTATTATAGGTGCCAACTGGGAATCTGTTTTTTCGAAGATGAACCATAACCAAATCCCCTATTTGAAATTGTTGGAGTCGTCGATGTGTGTCAGCTGCCTTTTTGTATGAAGTGTTTGCTTTCTTGATGTTTGCTTGTACTTCTTGATGGAGTTGGATAATCTTGTCAGCCATCTCTTCAACATTGCTGTTAAGACCAACAGAAGGAAGTTGAGCGAGATCAATAGTTAAAGAGGGAAGTTTAATATATACAATTTCAAATGGACACTTCCCTATAAATCTGTTCTTAGGAAAATTCAGCTTGTGCAAGCACTAAATCCCATTGTTTTGGATGTTCTCTACATAGGTAGCATATTAAATTGCCCAAAGTCCAATTAGTAACCTCTGTTTGACCGTCTGTTTGAGGGTGACTGGTAGTGTTGTATTTAAGGGAAGTATGGAACTTTCGCCGAAGTGTTTTCCAAAAATGACTAAGAATTTTTACATTCCTATCTGAAACGATAGTTTTTGGGATGCCATGAAGTCGAGCTATGTCCCAGAAAAATAAGTTAGCTATGTATACAACATCATGAGATTTTTTACACGGTATAAAGTGACtcattttactgaagctatCTACATCTAACATTACCGAATCATGTCCCTTTTGAGTTTTTGGTAGTCCAAGGACAAAGTCCATAGACAAATCCTCCCATATAGAAGTTTGAGTGGGTAAAGGTGTGTAGAGACCGGCATTAGTAGATGTTCCTTTGGCAGTTTGGCAAATGAAACATCTTTTGACAAAGTTTTGTACATCATGTTTTAATTGGGGCCAAAAGAGCTGAGTTGAACGAAGGTCAATCGTTTTAGAAATACCAAAGTGACCAACTAGGCCTCCAGAATGGAGATCTTTTATTATAGATTCCCGAAGTGAAGTACTAGGGATACACAAGCCGTTTCTAacagaaaattataaaaaatgtggaAGCCACCGGAGTTAATATTATTAGAGTATTTGTACCAAATCTCTTGAAAGTCGGGGTCAATTGGATATAGATCAGGGATATGGTGAAAGGCAATAACCTCACCAGCTAGGATAGTTAATAGTTCTCCTTTCTACTTAATGCATCTGCTGCTTTGTTGTCTTTACTAGCTTGGTGGCGAATAACAAAGGCAAACCTTTGCAGAAACGAGAGCCATCTAGCATGCATCTGCTAATTTGTTTTTGAGATTTAAGATACTTCAAAGAAAAATGGTCAGTTAGTAAAATAAATTCCTTATCGAGTAAATAATGCTTTCATAGTTTAAGAGCTCTCACGAGAGCATATAATTCTGGTTTATATGTGCTCCAATTTTGTTCTGGAGGACTTAGTTTTTCACTAAAATATTCAATAGGGTGACCATTTTGGGATAAAGCTGCACTATTCCTATGCTACATACGTCGATTGCCACTTGAAAAGGTATGGTAAAGTCGGGGAGTTTGAGCACAAGACTATGGCTTAAGAGgtgtttgattttcttaaacTATATGCCTGTTCTGTGCCCcatttgaagttatttttgcgTAAGCAATCTGTTAAGGGAGCTTTCACACTGCTaaaatttttaatgaatttcCTATAGAAGGATGCTAGACCTAAGGaagattggatttttttaattgttgatgGTGTTGGCCAACTAGAAATGGCTTCTACCTTCTTTGGATCAACTTAGATTCCGTTCTTTCCTATTGTAAATcctagaaaataaattttatgcaCCAAAAAGAcacatttttttatgtttaagtAGAATTGATTTTTGGATAAAGTGGAAAAAACAGTGTGAATCATTCAAGTGCTCCTGAACAGTCTTACTAAAAACAAGTATGTCATCAAAATAAAGAACAAATTTATTGAGGAAAGGAAGAAAAACCTTGTTCTTTAGGTGCATGAATGTATTGGGAGCATTTGAGAGGCCAAATGGCATGACAAGCCATTCAAATAGACTTTCATTTGTTTTGAAGGCGGTTTTCCATTCATCGCTAGGTTTTATACGAATTTGATGATAACTACTATGGATATCCAATTTAGAAAAGATGTTAGCACCTCTGAGTTGATCAAGAAGGTCCCCAATCTGAAGAATTGGAAATCTGTATTTTATTGTGATTTTGTTGATCGCCCTGCTATCAACACACATCCACCAACTACCATCCTTCTTTAGTGTATAATGCTGGGACTGCGCAAGGGCTAATACTAGGTTGGATGAAGCCTTTGTGGAGTAAATCTTGAATATGATCATGCAAGATTTTATATTCTGTCGGGCTCATGGGCTCATCTTGTAATGGGTCAAGCGAGGTAAAGAGGCTCTTGGAATGAAATCTATTTGGTGTTGGATGTCCTGGATGGAGGGGGGTAATTGAGTTAGAGTGTTACTATATTTGGAAATTCCTCAAATAGTTGTTGTATTGTGGCAGGTAATGGTGTTGTAGAAATCATTTCTTCATGTCCTTTCACTACTAAACCCCAGACCATGTCTTCCTTTTGTCTGATAAATTGTTTGCCACTTAAGACACAAAATAGCTGACCTTTAGGCTCCTTTGTAGCATTTGTTGTGACTGGTTTATGAAGTGGAAGGAGAACTATTTTCAATTCATGTGTTGGCACGGTCCTTGTGGATTGCTTGCAAGTCATATTGCCAAGGCCGTCCGAGGAGGATGTGGCAGATGTCCATTTCCAAATCATCGTAGTCTATTTGATCTTTATAGTTGTTGCCAATAGATAATTGAATGGTGCAAGTGTGAGAAACCAGTGCTTCTCCCCCTTTCTTAATCCAACTCACTTTATATGGGCTCGGGTGTGGTTCTAATGGGAGATTGAGGGCTTGAACAagttttttagaaaccacattCTCGAAGCTACCACTGTCAATTATGACATTACAACCTTTCCTTTTACTGTGCATCTTGTTTTGAACAAGGAGTGTCGTTGAGAGTTTGGTTCACTCTTTGGTGTAAGCAAAATTCTTTGAATAATACAAGAAACACCGTCACCCTCATCTAGTTCCAAGAAATTTGTTTCCTCCACTTCTTCATCATCTAAGGCATAATCGGGTGCATCTTCTTCTCCCACCACTGCCATTGTTCGACGATCTGAGCAGTTATTGGACAAATGCTCTGTTTTTCCACATCTAAAGCACTTTCCAAAAGTTGGACGATCATAAGGATTAGTTTGCTTCTTTGTATTTTCACCTTGACTTTGATCTTTGTTGTTGGATGTCTCTGCCTGTTTCAATTTCGAAGTACTCCCCTGAGATTGGTTGGTTTGAGTCCTTATCATTGGAAAAGTGTTTTTCCTAACATTAGTTGTCGTAGAATCCCATTGATTTCTTCTAtgaattttcttattttgagaaTCATTCATTTCTTCCAGAGTCTCGGCTAAAGAAATGACAAAAAAGAAAGCTCAAAGATTGAATCTTGACCTTTTCTTTAATGTCTGCACGCAGCCCTTCAATGAATCTTGCAATGAGGTGTTGCTCATTTTCAAGTAGATTAGTTCATGCACCTAGCCGATGAAAATCTTCCATGTAGTCGGCTCAAATCTTGGTCCCTGACACAAGTTTTGATACTGATTATACAGAATCTGCTTATAATTGGTAGGCAAGAATCTGTCCTTCATTAGCCGTTTCAACCTCTCCCAACTTGTTATTGGATTGTTCCCGTTTCATTACCTATTTACTTCCAATTGTTCCCACCAAGCTGAAGCACCACCACAAAATTTCAAAGCCACCAGCTGAACTTTCTTATGTTTTGGAGTATTAGCATATTTGAAGAAGCTTTTGACATTCTTGATCCACTCCAAGAAGTCTTCTATGTCTCTTTTCCCATTAACGTGGAAATATCTAATTTTACTCTATATTCATTTTGTTCTTGATGTTGGTGTCCCCCAACCCTCCAACGCCATAGGTGTTCTtcattttctccttcttcttcggTTGAAGAGTCGTTGTACTGCTGTTTTCTTCTCTGGAAATTAAGCATTCTTGGTCGTTCTTGTTGTAATGCAGGCCAATCTTGAATGTTTCTTGGTTTATTTCCAAGTCGAACATTGGGGTTTTGCCTTTCTTGAGGGGGATTGTTGATTCTTGCATAGAATTTTCTTGGTTTTGTGGTTGTTGTCTAATCATTTGTAGCTCCCCTGcgatttcatcaacttttgtCATCAGTCTTTCCATCATTCTTTGGGATTCTTCCATGGACTGCATGCGTCTCGTTAAAGTTCTTGGTGATTGGGCTGTGAACTCCCCGCTTCATTGTCTGTGGCTTTGGAATCATTGCCATTGGTAGGCTTATTCCCTGCCATCAGCTCCCAGAATTCTGCTCTGATattaaatgatgtaaaaccaaatGATAGAAAAAACTCTCAAATGATTTTATTATCTCCAAAATACTGACCCAACCTATTATTTATAGGCATGggttaaaaattaacttttttacAAAGACTACCTGTAAATAAAAGGTAGTTGGTTAAGGTCTATTAGTTACAGCACCTAAAAATTAACTAACTAAACATAATTAAGTAAACATTCTTATAACTGATACATCACCTACCCTACTTATCAGGTAGGACATAGATCACCTTAAGATCAAGCTCTTGAgacattttttctttcttgggCTGGTTTCTTTGGTTACTTTGGGCAAAGCCCCTCCAATTGATAAACTCTTAAGTCAAGCTCTTTGGAAGTATAAAAGTTCGAGGAGAATAAATATAGTCCTTTGGATAATGATTTTTGGAACTCTAAACTGTTCAAGTCTGCTGCAAAAGAAGCTTGCCTCCCATTACATTTCTCCCAATAGATGTGCTTTGTGTAAAAGAAATTGGGAGGTTCTCCAACACCTTCTTTTCGATTGCATTTATGCTCAAAACTGCTGGGTATCACTCTTCAAGATCTTTAATTTAAGTTGGGCTTTTGGGACAGCATTTAGAGATAATGTTCAGCAGCTGTTAATAGGTCCAAGCCTCAAGAAATCTCATCAAATTTTGTGGGTCAGTGCTGTAAAGGCAGTGTTATATGAGTTGTGGTTTGAACGGAACCAAAGAGTCCTCCAAGACAAGGAAACTCCATGGTTTACAAGGTTTGAAGCAGCCAAGCTTAAAGCCTCACTTTGGTGCTCTCTCACAAGCCCCTTCGCAGACTACTCTAGTCAGGAAATCAACTTGAATTGGCACGCCTTTCTTTCTCTGGCATTTTGAAGCCTCCCTTCCAAAGGACTTTTAGCTTCCATTGGTTTATTTTATTCTCAGATTGTCTAGCTCTTATTTTGTCCCCATTTGCAGTTTGTCTCTCAATGTAATGTTTTGAAACCATGTATTTTCATTTGCTACTAGTATTCGGAAGTGATGGGGTgctaagggggtgtcaacctagttgagatgtcctgGTGCACCTGCCGATCCTTTTGGTATCCAtgtattttgagcattagtctcatttcattttcttaatgaataaagagactagtttccttttcaaaaaaaaaaaaaaaatctcattgaAAGGTTGTTTctttaacccaaaaaaaaaaaaacccacaagATAAGATGATTCCTACTTGAATGTTCTTGCCATGCAACTCAACTCATGAACTACATAATTCAAGATCTATTAGCTGAACTTCAAAGAACACAAAGACTGCAAGCttggaagtgattttgaaattgttaaaatcacttttgacaTGCTTAAAATTACTTCATAACATGTCGTTAATCATtccaaatgaatttaatatttaattttacacttttaaatgcaattttcatatcatcaaagttggttttgaatgattaaaaatatgttttatatgttttataatgattttgaaaatgacaaaagtgattttgactATTTTAGTTTCTCCACcatctttattttgaaaattaaaaagtacggtacattaaatataacaaatctaGAGGAAGTTGGAAATGAAAACCACCGTCTGTCTCTGTGTTTTATAACCAAGAAACGACATTGCTGAACAATCTGAACATTAGAAACAGCATAAAAATTGATGACTAACAACAATCTAACAAATCTAAAAGTCTCTAAGGTTACCTCAAGAGCTCAAGCTTGTTTGGTGTAGAAACGTATGGCGACAGCCAATGCCAAAATTGCAAGTGGCACGAGGAATTGAAGAAGCTTGATGATGAACTCGTATGTCTTGTCCTGATTGTAATGAGGCTGTTTTGGAGGTGTATATGCGACCTTCTTTGGAATTGTTGAAGCATCAATCTCCCCAACATAGTATTGATCCATCATTTCTCTTGCATTGTCACTGACATCTTCAAAGTCATCGATTGCGTCTTTTCCTGTAGCTGATAACATAACATCGTCACCACCAGGATGGTCTTCTAAGAACTTGGTCACATCATATACCTTGCCACTGATAATGAGCCAACAGTCCTTATGATTGTTGTGCTCAGCAACTTCCTTCAAactgaaaaccttttctccgcTACCCATTTCGTGGAATTGGATTGGTGGGTCGGATTGGATCCGATAGAGAAGCAGAGGAAAGGGGAAAGTGGGCGATGAGCACGAAGATGAAAGAGTTGACCATTTTAGAATCACCCCCAAACATACTCTAAAATTCATTTATTGTAATCTATCCTGGAACAACCTAATGGTCAAAGCTTTAATAGCCTTCCAAAACTCTAAATGCATGCCACATCATTAATCAATGGGCATAATGACTAAGATACCCCTATTTATCATGTTCTGGAAAGGATGAAACTGAAAAgtgaaaacaataaaattacatCTAAATTGTTAATGTAAATAATAATTCCGAGTCTTTGGTAGTTCATATGATTAAATCATGGTTACCATCTATCTAAAATGTTAATTATAAGTATTCCATCTTTCTAGGTTTTTGGTGCTGGATTATGTCCAGACTCCAGTCACATAATTCTTCTGTAGAATTAGTGAAAGCATGAAATTATACCgtcatatttaattttttttaaataagacaCCCACAGttattgaaagaaaatgaaagagagaATGTGGATTTTTCATTCACAAAAGCATCAAAAGCTAGAGAAACCCAATCTCTCTGTTCTTTTCTAAGGGGAAGGAAACTCTCAGTCACTGTTTAATCATCTCTTGCAGGTGACAAGTCTGGTGAAGAAAGGTGCAAAGAAAATAACACTTAGTATTGGCGATGGCGCTAATGATGTTAGCATGA
Proteins encoded in this region:
- the LOC120081250 gene encoding cytochrome b5-like, which translates into the protein MNFRVCLGVILKWSTLSSSCSSPTFPFPLLLYRIQSDPPIQFHEMGSGEKVFSLKEVAEHNNHKDCWLIISGKVYDVTKFLEDHPGGDDVMLSATGKDAIDDFEDVSDNAREMMDQYYVGEIDASTIPKKVAYTPPKQPHYNQDKTYEFIIKLLQFLVPLAILALAVAIRFYTKQA